From a region of the Arachis ipaensis cultivar K30076 chromosome B09, Araip1.1, whole genome shotgun sequence genome:
- the LOC107615977 gene encoding probable LRR receptor-like serine/threonine-protein kinase At1g05700 isoform X1: MATSLFLLLGALSFIATIQGQDQSGFISIDCGLPENYSYVEKNTGISYISDANFIDSGVSKIVSPQDKATHQQYFTYLRSFPYGTRNCYRINNVTINTEYLIRTSFLYGNYDGLNKLPQFEVHVGTNLWDTLKFSDASVSIYRELSHSPTRDYVDICLVNIGTGTPFISAIELRILEKNNGPSSSSVARLKGLDLGSKNNSTCRYRDDIYDCLWEPYSVNGWRQLISTNIDPNPTQKKADIDNIYVPPASVMRTAATPRNARDSLDFYFHLDYVAHIYHVRFYFAEVQKLSANESRSFNISVNGNYWEGPIVPTYNQTVFYDFFSTYFERVSEYRFSLLPTEFSTLPPITNAIEIFLFKDFSQPQTQNDQVDAMRNIKIAYKVSKNWQGDPCAPVAYKWDGLNCSSVGTLKITALNLSSSGLTGQIVYYIAKLTDLESLDLSNNSLNGEIPDFLADLPSLKVLNLHNNNLTGQVPNALIQRSSEGVLSLRLGQNPNLLCESALCDQQTKDKSKKNNRVIYILASISAILVLLLLVLATVNIIYIKKRKPKDYFKVHKEFSDQTGSQLESKRRRYSFNEVSNMTNNFERVLGRGGFGTVYYGIIDDIQVAVKMLSQSSVQGYQQFLAEVNILMRVHHRNLTSLIGYCNEETNIALIYEYMENGNLEEHLLEKNSRTKLFNWEERLTIAMDAAQGLEYLHNGCKPPIIHRDVKCTNILLNENFQAKMSDLGLSRSIPVDGGTHVTTVIAGTPGYLDPEYQVSNRLTEKSDVYSFGVVLLEIITGKPAILKAVEGKIHISEWVKSMLAKGDVKCIVDTRLQGDFESSSVWRAVEIAMASVSNKSSKRPYMTDIVTELKECLAMELARKLNSCETMTMNLATESESSSLASSIMMFFCCLSCVDFPIH, translated from the exons ATGGCAACTTCTCTTTTTCTACTGCTTGGAGCTCTTTCTTTCATAGCAACGATCCAAGGCCAGGATCAATCAG GATTTATTAGCATAGATTGTGGACTACCTGAAAATTACAGCTACGTTGAAAAGAATACAGGAATCAGTTACATTTCAGATGCTAATTTCATTGATTCTGGTGTGAGTAAGATTGTGTCGCCTCAAGATAAGGCTACTCATCAACAATATTTTACTTACCTTCGAAGCTTTCCTTATGGAACAAGAAACTGTTACAgaataaataatgtaaccatCAACACTGAATATTTAATCAGAACTAGTTTTTTGTATGGAAACTATGACGGTCTAAATAAGCTCCCACAGTTTGAAGTTCATGTTGGAACTAATTTGTGGGACACATTGAAATTCTCGGATGCATCAGTGAGCATATACAGAGAGCTCTCTCACTCTCCAACAAGGGATTATGTAGATATCTGTCTGGTTAACATAGGCACTGGCACACCATTCATTTCGGCTATAGAATTGAGGATTCTTGAGAAGAATAATGGTCCCAGCTCTTCCTCAGTTGCACGTCTCAAAGGATTAGACTTGGGCAGCAAGAACAATTCAACATGCAG GTACAGAGATGACATATATGACTGCTTATGGGAGCCTTATTCCGTGAATGGGTGGAGACAGTTAATCAGCACAAATATTGATCCTAATCCAACTCAGAAAAAGGCAGATATTGATAATATTTATGTTCCACCAGCAAGTGTGATGAGAACAGCCGCTACACCAAGAAATGCAAGAGATTCTTTGGATTTCTACTTTCACTTGGATTATGTTGCACACATATATCATGTCAGATTCTATTTTGCTGAGGTACAAAAGCTGTCAGCAAATGAAAGTAGATCATTCAACATCAGCGTCAATGGCAATTATTGGGAAGGACCCATTGTACCCACATACAATCAAACAGTTTTCTACGATTTTTTCAGTACATATTTTGAAAGAGTTAGTGAATATCGATTCTCACTTCTTCCTACAGAGTTCTCTACCCTTCCTCCTATCACCAACGCTATTGAGATTTTTCTTTTTAAGGATTTCTCACAGCCACAAACTCAAAATGATCAAG TTGATGCTATGAGAAATATCAAGATTGCTTATAAGGTGTCAAAAAATTGGCAAGGAGATCCATGTGCCCCTGTAGCATACAAGTGGGACGGTCTAAATTGTAGTTCCGTTGGTACTTTAAAAATCACAGCCTT GAATTTGTCTTCTAGTGGACTAACGGGACAAATTGTATATTATATCGCCAAGCTTACTGACTTAGAGTCCTT GGATTTATCAAATAATAGCTTAAACGGGGAGATACCTGATTTTCTGGCAGACCTGCCATCACTTAAAGTCCT AAACTTGCATAATAACAACCTCACAGGTCAAGTTCCGAATGCACTCATCCAAAGATCAAGTGAAGGAGTACTATCACTAAG GTTGGGGCAAAATCCAAATCTGCTATGTGAATCTGCTCTTTGTGACCAACAGACAAAGGATAAAAGCAAGAAAAATAACAGAGTTATTTATATACTAGCATCTATTTCTGCAATTTTGGTGCTCCTGCTGTTAGTTCTTGCAACGGTTAACATCATTTACATCAAAAAGAGAAAACCAAAAG ATTATTTCAAAGTTCATAAGGAGTTTAGTGATCAAACTGGATCACAGTTGGAATCTAAGAGAAGACGGTATTCATTCAATGAAGTATCTAACATGACCAATAATTTCGAAAGAGTCCTTGGTAGAGGTGGATTTGGAACAGTTTACTATGGCATTATTGATGACATTCAAGTAGCTGTCAAGATGCTTTCGCAATCATCAGTACAAGGATATCAGCAATTTCTAGCAGAG GTTAATATTTTGATGAGGGTTCATCATAGGAATCTAACTTCCCTCATTGGATATTGCAACGAAGAAACCAACATAGCACTCATCTATGAATATATGGAAAATGGCAACTTAGAAGAACATCTTTTGG AGAAAAATAGCAGGACAAAGTTGTTCAATTGGGAAGAAAGGCTCACTATAGCTATGGATGCAGCCCAAG GACTTGAGTATCTACATAACGGTTGTAAGCCACCTATAATCCACAGAGATGTGAAATGTACAAACATTTTACTAAATGAAAATTTCCAAGCGAAAATGTCTGACTTAGGTTTGTCCAGAAGCATTCCAGTTGACGGCGGCACACATGTAACAACTGTCATTGCAGGGACTCCTGGTTACTTGGATCCAGA GTACCAAGTATCAAATAGGCTAACAGAGAAAAGTGACGTTTATAGTTTTGGGGTAGTTTTATTGGAGATAATCACAGGTAAACCAGCAATACTTAAAGCGGTTGAGGGGAAAATTCACATAAGTGAGTGGGTTAAATCTATGCTTGCAAAAGGTGATGTAAAATGTATTGTTGATACAAGATTACAAGGAGATTTTGAGAGTAGTTCTGTTTGGAGAGCTGTTGAAATAGCAATGGCTTCTGTGTCCAATAAGTCCTCCAAAAGACCATACATGACTGATATTGTGACCGAGCTAAAGGAATGTTTGGCTATGGAGTTGGCTCGAAAACTTAACAGTTGCGAAACCATGACTATGAATTTGGCTACAGAGTCAGAAAGCAGCTCCTTGGCTAGTTCCATAATGATGT TT
- the LOC107615977 gene encoding probable LRR receptor-like serine/threonine-protein kinase At1g05700 isoform X2, producing MATSLFLLLGALSFIATIQGQDQSGFISIDCGLPENYSYVEKNTGISYISDANFIDSGVSKIVSPQDKATHQQYFTYLRSFPYGTRNCYRINNVTINTEYLIRTSFLYGNYDGLNKLPQFEVHVGTNLWDTLKFSDASVSIYRELSHSPTRDYVDICLVNIGTGTPFISAIELRILEKNNGPSSSSVARLKGLDLGSKNNSTCRYRDDIYDCLWEPYSVNGWRQLISTNIDPNPTQKKADIDNIYVPPASVMRTAATPRNARDSLDFYFHLDYVAHIYHVRFYFAEVQKLSANESRSFNISVNGNYWEGPIVPTYNQTVFYDFFSTYFERVSEYRFSLLPTEFSTLPPITNAIEIFLFKDFSQPQTQNDQVDAMRNIKIAYKVSKNWQGDPCAPVAYKWDGLNCSSVGTLKITALNLSSSGLTGQIVYYIAKLTDLESLDLSNNSLNGEIPDFLADLPSLKVLNLHNNNLTGQVPNALIQRSSEGVLSLRLGQNPNLLCESALCDQQTKDKSKKNNRVIYILASISAILVLLLLVLATVNIIYIKKRKPKDYFKVHKEFSDQTGSQLESKRRRYSFNEVSNMTNNFERVLGRGGFGTVYYGIIDDIQVAVKMLSQSSVQGYQQFLAEVNILMRVHHRNLTSLIGYCNEETNIALIYEYMENGNLEEHLLEKNSRTKLFNWEERLTIAMDAAQGLEYLHNGCKPPIIHRDVKCTNILLNENFQAKMSDLGLSRSIPVDGGTHVTTVIAGTPGYLDPEYQVSNRLTEKSDVYSFGLFL from the exons ATGGCAACTTCTCTTTTTCTACTGCTTGGAGCTCTTTCTTTCATAGCAACGATCCAAGGCCAGGATCAATCAG GATTTATTAGCATAGATTGTGGACTACCTGAAAATTACAGCTACGTTGAAAAGAATACAGGAATCAGTTACATTTCAGATGCTAATTTCATTGATTCTGGTGTGAGTAAGATTGTGTCGCCTCAAGATAAGGCTACTCATCAACAATATTTTACTTACCTTCGAAGCTTTCCTTATGGAACAAGAAACTGTTACAgaataaataatgtaaccatCAACACTGAATATTTAATCAGAACTAGTTTTTTGTATGGAAACTATGACGGTCTAAATAAGCTCCCACAGTTTGAAGTTCATGTTGGAACTAATTTGTGGGACACATTGAAATTCTCGGATGCATCAGTGAGCATATACAGAGAGCTCTCTCACTCTCCAACAAGGGATTATGTAGATATCTGTCTGGTTAACATAGGCACTGGCACACCATTCATTTCGGCTATAGAATTGAGGATTCTTGAGAAGAATAATGGTCCCAGCTCTTCCTCAGTTGCACGTCTCAAAGGATTAGACTTGGGCAGCAAGAACAATTCAACATGCAG GTACAGAGATGACATATATGACTGCTTATGGGAGCCTTATTCCGTGAATGGGTGGAGACAGTTAATCAGCACAAATATTGATCCTAATCCAACTCAGAAAAAGGCAGATATTGATAATATTTATGTTCCACCAGCAAGTGTGATGAGAACAGCCGCTACACCAAGAAATGCAAGAGATTCTTTGGATTTCTACTTTCACTTGGATTATGTTGCACACATATATCATGTCAGATTCTATTTTGCTGAGGTACAAAAGCTGTCAGCAAATGAAAGTAGATCATTCAACATCAGCGTCAATGGCAATTATTGGGAAGGACCCATTGTACCCACATACAATCAAACAGTTTTCTACGATTTTTTCAGTACATATTTTGAAAGAGTTAGTGAATATCGATTCTCACTTCTTCCTACAGAGTTCTCTACCCTTCCTCCTATCACCAACGCTATTGAGATTTTTCTTTTTAAGGATTTCTCACAGCCACAAACTCAAAATGATCAAG TTGATGCTATGAGAAATATCAAGATTGCTTATAAGGTGTCAAAAAATTGGCAAGGAGATCCATGTGCCCCTGTAGCATACAAGTGGGACGGTCTAAATTGTAGTTCCGTTGGTACTTTAAAAATCACAGCCTT GAATTTGTCTTCTAGTGGACTAACGGGACAAATTGTATATTATATCGCCAAGCTTACTGACTTAGAGTCCTT GGATTTATCAAATAATAGCTTAAACGGGGAGATACCTGATTTTCTGGCAGACCTGCCATCACTTAAAGTCCT AAACTTGCATAATAACAACCTCACAGGTCAAGTTCCGAATGCACTCATCCAAAGATCAAGTGAAGGAGTACTATCACTAAG GTTGGGGCAAAATCCAAATCTGCTATGTGAATCTGCTCTTTGTGACCAACAGACAAAGGATAAAAGCAAGAAAAATAACAGAGTTATTTATATACTAGCATCTATTTCTGCAATTTTGGTGCTCCTGCTGTTAGTTCTTGCAACGGTTAACATCATTTACATCAAAAAGAGAAAACCAAAAG ATTATTTCAAAGTTCATAAGGAGTTTAGTGATCAAACTGGATCACAGTTGGAATCTAAGAGAAGACGGTATTCATTCAATGAAGTATCTAACATGACCAATAATTTCGAAAGAGTCCTTGGTAGAGGTGGATTTGGAACAGTTTACTATGGCATTATTGATGACATTCAAGTAGCTGTCAAGATGCTTTCGCAATCATCAGTACAAGGATATCAGCAATTTCTAGCAGAG GTTAATATTTTGATGAGGGTTCATCATAGGAATCTAACTTCCCTCATTGGATATTGCAACGAAGAAACCAACATAGCACTCATCTATGAATATATGGAAAATGGCAACTTAGAAGAACATCTTTTGG AGAAAAATAGCAGGACAAAGTTGTTCAATTGGGAAGAAAGGCTCACTATAGCTATGGATGCAGCCCAAG GACTTGAGTATCTACATAACGGTTGTAAGCCACCTATAATCCACAGAGATGTGAAATGTACAAACATTTTACTAAATGAAAATTTCCAAGCGAAAATGTCTGACTTAGGTTTGTCCAGAAGCATTCCAGTTGACGGCGGCACACATGTAACAACTGTCATTGCAGGGACTCCTGGTTACTTGGATCCAGA